One region of Streptomyces leeuwenhoekii genomic DNA includes:
- a CDS encoding nicotinate phosphoribosyltransferase: protein MNTADLGLPVDVPSTALFTDQYELTMVQAALKAGTAGRRSVFEVFTRRLPDGRRYGVVAGTGRVLDAVENFRFDAGVLDFLRRRAMVDQQTLDWLAGYRFSGDIWGYPEGEVYFPGSPIMRVEGSFAECVLLETVILSILNHDSAIAAAASRMASAAGDRPLIEMGARRTHELSAVAAARAAYVGGFTSTSDLAAGFRYNIPTVGTSAHAFTLLHDSERDAFRAQVESLGRGTTLLVDTYDVTEAVRTAVEVAGTELGAVRIDSGDLLLVAHRVRQQLDELGARDTKIIVTSDLDEYAIASLAAAPVDAYGVGTQLVTGSGHPTASMVYKLVARAETDDPRDPLVPVAKKSSGGKTSLGGRKWAARRLDEYGVAEAEVVGTGPVPGELADRQLLVELVKGGAVVAREPLDAARERHTAARANLPLSATQLSRGEPVIPTEYVQGRSGS from the coding sequence ATGAACACAGCGGACCTTGGGCTGCCGGTGGACGTACCCTCGACGGCGCTCTTCACGGACCAGTACGAGCTGACCATGGTGCAGGCCGCCCTGAAGGCCGGTACGGCCGGACGGCGCAGCGTCTTCGAGGTCTTCACGCGGCGCCTGCCCGACGGACGCCGCTACGGCGTCGTCGCGGGCACCGGGCGGGTGCTGGACGCGGTGGAGAACTTCCGCTTCGACGCGGGCGTCCTGGACTTCCTGCGGCGGCGCGCGATGGTCGACCAGCAGACCCTGGACTGGCTCGCCGGATACCGCTTCTCCGGTGACATCTGGGGCTACCCCGAGGGCGAGGTGTACTTCCCGGGCTCGCCGATCATGCGGGTGGAGGGCTCCTTCGCCGAGTGCGTGCTGCTGGAGACCGTGATCCTGTCGATCCTCAACCACGACTCCGCGATAGCCGCCGCCGCCTCCCGCATGGCCTCCGCGGCCGGGGACCGCCCGCTGATCGAGATGGGCGCCCGCCGCACCCACGAGCTGTCCGCGGTGGCCGCCGCCCGCGCCGCGTACGTCGGCGGCTTCACCTCCACCTCCGACCTGGCCGCCGGCTTCCGCTACAACATCCCCACCGTCGGCACCTCCGCCCACGCCTTCACGCTGCTCCACGACAGCGAGCGGGACGCCTTCCGCGCCCAGGTGGAGTCCCTCGGCCGGGGCACGACGCTGCTGGTGGACACCTACGACGTCACCGAGGCCGTCCGCACGGCCGTGGAGGTGGCCGGGACCGAGCTGGGCGCGGTGCGCATCGACTCCGGCGACCTGCTGCTGGTGGCGCACCGGGTGCGGCAGCAGCTCGACGAGCTGGGCGCCCGGGACACGAAGATCATCGTGACCTCGGACCTGGACGAGTACGCCATCGCCTCGCTGGCGGCGGCGCCCGTGGACGCCTACGGCGTCGGCACCCAGTTGGTGACCGGCTCCGGTCACCCCACGGCCTCGATGGTCTACAAGCTGGTCGCCCGCGCCGAGACCGACGATCCGCGGGACCCGCTGGTGCCGGTGGCCAAGAAGTCCAGCGGCGGCAAGACCTCCCTGGGGGGACGCAAGTGGGCGGCCCGGCGGCTGGACGAGTACGGGGTCGCCGAGGCCGAGGTGGTCGGCACCGGCCCGGTGCCCGGGGAGCTGGCGGACCGGCAGCTCCTGGTGGAACTGGTCAAGGGCGGTGCGGTGGTCGCACGGGAGCCGCTGGACGCGGCACGGGAGCGGCACACGGCCGCACGTGCGAATCTGCCCCTGTCCGCCACCCAGCTCTCGCGGGGGGAACCCGTCATTCCGACGGAGTACGTCCAGGGACGCTCGGGTAGCTAA
- the clpS gene encoding ATP-dependent Clp protease adapter ClpS: protein MGLVTAAAPMEIEKTESAEEVFAVPEPDVPWVTIVHNDPVNLMSYVTYVFQTYFGYSKDKATKLMLDVHHKGRAVVSSGSREEMERDVQAMHGYGLWATLQQDRK from the coding sequence ATGGGCCTTGTGACGGCAGCCGCACCCATGGAGATCGAGAAGACAGAGTCGGCGGAGGAGGTCTTCGCCGTACCCGAGCCCGACGTGCCGTGGGTGACGATCGTCCACAACGACCCCGTCAATCTCATGAGCTACGTGACGTACGTCTTCCAGACGTACTTCGGCTACTCCAAGGACAAGGCCACCAAGCTCATGCTCGACGTCCACCACAAGGGCCGGGCGGTCGTCTCCAGCGGAAGCCGCGAGGAGATGGAACGCGATGTGCAGGCCATGCACGGCTACGGTCTGTGGGCCACCCTCCAGCAGGACCGGAAGTAG